A portion of the Acidobacteriota bacterium genome contains these proteins:
- a CDS encoding sialidase, whose protein sequence is MYLRLLTAVSVSQILFASSSLAQQPEPKSVRFDAGTISGLPARNIGSATMSGRVAAVTAFADKGRLTVFAGAASGGVWKSVNGGSSFRSVFDQPSVQSIGALAVDPTNTKIVWAGSGESWMRNSVSIGDGIYKSVDGGENWTNVGLKDSEHIVKVIVHPKEGNTVFVCATGSAFADNDAGGVYKTTDGGKSWRKVLAGANRSTGCGQMSMSPQEPNTFYASTWDFRRQPWTFRSGGPGSGIFKSTDGGEHWNEITESSAKGLPPKPYGRIAIAVAPSKPQTVYAMIESKASALYRTDDGGQNWKKLDASQYMVWRPFYFSNLIVDPKNENKVFKVDLVLLLSVNGGESFSAVSNQAHGDFHDVWINPDDPNTIFATDDGGLWRSFDGGTRWEHQMNLPVSQFYHVSVDNQIPYHVYGGLQDNSSWVGDSSYPSGVTNSRWENMYGGDGFWMWEDPSDHNYIYAEAQGGEIGRVNRWTHESRAIKPYPQYGEKKLRFNWNTPIQISPNDKNTLYLGAQFLYRSRDHGQSFERISPDLSTNDPEKQKQEESGGITVDNSAAEMNTTVYSISESPKNGQLIWVGTDDGNIQITRDGGKNWTNVADNSPEIGKGSWITWVEASRYDEGTAYVAVDRHMYGDMTAHVFKTTDYGKTWKSIMAADSGVRGWAHVIKEDLVSPNLLFLGTEFGLYISNDGRERWAQYKGSAFPAVAVDDLVVQPRTNDLVLATHGRGIWIIDDISPFRSLNPGIMQEEAGFLPIPKGTQWLEAFAGWPEGANSFNGPSRPDVATIPYYQRARHIFGDLKIEIFDSNGKLVDTVSSSKHRGVNRAEWSMHLKPPKVPPAASASFGAAFGPRVLPGSYTVKMTKGDKTYESKVDVVLDPRVKFTDEDRKQQFDLATKLSAMLNHMSWAVDSIIAVHDTANHDASGLKDRDALKQKLTKLAADSDTIRSKIVATKEGGAITGEERLREFLAGLYSDVNGYEGRPTDSQAERTEVLRRELEDVIGEFQKLVTPQLDSLNKQLTAKKLQPIRLIPEQEWQKAQDAVESGAATPSVLGMREMD, encoded by the coding sequence ATGTACCTGCGCCTCCTAACTGCTGTGTCGGTTTCCCAAATTCTCTTCGCCAGCTCATCCCTCGCGCAGCAACCTGAGCCAAAATCCGTGCGCTTTGATGCTGGAACCATTTCGGGACTTCCCGCTCGCAACATCGGCTCTGCAACCATGAGCGGGCGCGTTGCGGCTGTAACCGCTTTTGCCGATAAGGGCCGCCTGACCGTCTTCGCCGGAGCAGCAAGCGGCGGTGTTTGGAAGTCGGTGAATGGAGGCAGCAGCTTCCGTTCCGTTTTCGATCAGCCATCTGTGCAGTCGATCGGGGCGCTGGCCGTTGATCCCACGAATACGAAGATCGTGTGGGCAGGCAGCGGCGAGAGTTGGATGCGCAACAGCGTCTCGATCGGCGACGGCATTTACAAATCCGTTGACGGCGGCGAGAACTGGACGAACGTTGGCTTGAAAGACTCAGAGCACATCGTGAAGGTGATCGTGCATCCGAAAGAAGGCAACACAGTATTTGTCTGCGCGACCGGATCTGCCTTTGCCGACAACGATGCCGGTGGTGTTTACAAGACGACCGATGGCGGCAAGAGCTGGCGCAAGGTGCTCGCCGGCGCAAACCGTTCTACGGGTTGCGGACAGATGTCGATGAGCCCGCAAGAACCGAATACTTTCTATGCGAGCACGTGGGATTTCCGCCGCCAGCCATGGACCTTCCGCTCCGGAGGTCCGGGCAGCGGAATCTTCAAATCTACCGACGGCGGAGAGCACTGGAACGAGATCACCGAGAGCAGCGCCAAAGGGCTGCCGCCGAAGCCGTACGGCCGGATCGCGATCGCAGTAGCTCCGTCGAAGCCACAGACCGTGTACGCGATGATCGAGTCGAAGGCCAGCGCGCTCTATCGTACTGACGATGGCGGACAGAACTGGAAGAAACTCGACGCCAGCCAGTACATGGTCTGGCGTCCATTCTATTTTTCCAATCTGATCGTCGATCCCAAGAACGAGAATAAGGTGTTCAAAGTCGATCTCGTTCTGTTGCTGAGCGTGAATGGAGGTGAGAGCTTCAGCGCAGTTTCAAATCAGGCCCACGGCGACTTTCACGATGTGTGGATCAATCCCGACGATCCCAACACGATCTTCGCAACCGACGACGGCGGGCTCTGGCGCAGCTTCGATGGGGGAACGCGCTGGGAGCACCAGATGAACCTTCCGGTCTCCCAGTTCTATCACGTGAGCGTGGATAACCAGATTCCCTACCACGTGTACGGCGGGCTGCAGGATAACAGCTCATGGGTAGGTGACTCTTCGTATCCAAGCGGCGTCACCAACTCGCGTTGGGAAAACATGTATGGCGGCGACGGTTTTTGGATGTGGGAGGACCCCTCCGATCACAATTACATTTACGCGGAAGCCCAGGGCGGCGAGATCGGGCGCGTAAATCGCTGGACGCATGAATCGCGCGCAATTAAGCCTTATCCGCAATACGGCGAGAAGAAGCTCCGCTTCAACTGGAACACTCCAATCCAGATCAGTCCTAACGATAAGAACACGCTGTACCTGGGCGCCCAGTTCCTCTACCGGTCGCGCGATCATGGTCAATCTTTCGAGCGAATTTCTCCTGACCTGAGCACGAACGATCCCGAAAAGCAGAAGCAGGAAGAATCTGGCGGCATCACCGTCGATAACTCCGCGGCGGAGATGAACACGACCGTCTACAGCATCTCCGAGTCTCCCAAGAATGGACAACTTATCTGGGTGGGAACTGACGACGGCAATATCCAGATCACGCGCGACGGCGGCAAGAACTGGACAAACGTCGCAGACAATTCGCCCGAAATCGGAAAGGGTTCATGGATTACCTGGGTGGAAGCCAGCCGCTACGACGAAGGCACCGCGTACGTCGCGGTCGATCGCCACATGTATGGCGATATGACTGCTCACGTTTTCAAGACTACTGATTACGGAAAGACCTGGAAGTCGATTATGGCGGCCGACAGCGGCGTTCGCGGCTGGGCGCACGTCATAAAAGAAGATCTAGTCAGCCCGAATCTTCTCTTCCTGGGAACTGAGTTTGGACTGTATATCAGCAACGACGGCCGTGAGCGTTGGGCGCAGTACAAGGGCAGCGCCTTCCCAGCGGTGGCTGTTGACGACTTGGTGGTTCAGCCACGCACCAATGATCTGGTGCTTGCGACTCATGGTCGGGGTATTTGGATCATCGATGACATCTCGCCTTTCCGCTCTCTTAATCCCGGAATCATGCAGGAGGAAGCTGGCTTCCTCCCGATCCCCAAAGGGACACAGTGGTTGGAGGCTTTTGCCGGATGGCCAGAAGGCGCAAATTCCTTCAACGGTCCGAGCCGTCCAGATGTGGCGACAATTCCTTATTATCAGCGCGCGCGTCACATCTTCGGCGATCTGAAAATCGAAATCTTCGATTCAAACGGCAAGCTGGTGGATACGGTTTCGAGCAGCAAACATCGCGGCGTGAATCGCGCAGAGTGGTCGATGCACCTGAAGCCGCCGAAGGTCCCGCCTGCAGCTAGCGCTTCATTTGGCGCGGCATTTGGCCCCCGCGTTCTGCCCGGGAGTTATACAGTGAAGATGACGAAGGGCGACAAGACTTACGAATCGAAAGTCGATGTTGTTCTCGATCCGCGGGTGAAATTTACCGACGAAGATCGCAAGCAGCAGTTCGATCTCGCCACCAAGCTTTCTGCGATGCTCAATCACATGAGCTGGGCGGTGGATTCCATCATCGCGGTGCACGATACCGCGAATCACGATGCGAGCGGACTCAAAGACAGGGATGCGCTGAAGCAAAAGCTGACTAAACTGGCGGCCGATTCCGACACTATTCGAAGCAAGATTGTCGCTACTAAAGAAGGTGGAGCGATCACCGGTGAGGAGCGTCTGCGCGAATTTCTCGCCGGTCTTTACAGCGACGTGAACGGCTATGAGGGCAGGCCGACCGATTCACAAGCGGAGCGTACTGAAGTCCTACGGCGTGAGCTCGAAGATGTAATCGGAGAATTTCAGAAGCTGGTCACTCCGCAGCTTGATTCGCTCAACAAGCAGTTGACAGCAAAGAAGCTGCAGCCGATTAGGTTGATTCCAGAACAGGAATGGCAGAAGGCGCAGGACGCAGTGGAGTCTGGAGCTGCGACTCCGAGTGTGCTGGGAATGCGGGAGATGGACTGA